In one window of Arachis ipaensis cultivar K30076 chromosome B06, Araip1.1, whole genome shotgun sequence DNA:
- the LOC107605479 gene encoding F-box/LRR-repeat protein 15 isoform X2: MKLWCFLCFNEEEEVEDKKSDNNLMKRNDEDIFRNDDVVSGTAIPVDEEEEEEEEEEEEEEEEEEGEDGVYDDAAAALVFGNDNDERPAVPVSGELFRLFEGYGFGSWAGPRRSEGESSSGSSAAPAGSESHKRPKVYADFGECHYATSASFNTGKSTASADYGDYDYLQGSSPQPTSDVCYDDFTLMCTGEENGFNASCVKDGEGDDSDISKGEDLEVRMDLTDDLLHMVFSFLDHPNLCKAARVCKQWRVASAHEDFWKSLNFEDRNISVEQFEDMCRRYPNATAMSISGPTIYLLVMKAISSLRNLEVLTLGRGQIADTFFHALGDCSMLKRLNINDSTLGNGIQEISINHDRLCHIQLTKCRVMRIAVRCPQLETMSLKRSNMAQVVLNCPLLHELDIGSCHKLPDAAIRAAATSCPQLASLDMSNCSCVSDETLREIALSCANLSFLDASYCPNISLESVRLPMLTVLKLHSCEGITSASMAAIAHSYMLEVLELDNCSLLTSVSLDLPRLQNIRLVHCRKFVDLNLRTLMLSSILVSNCPALHCINITSDSLKELKLQKQDSLTTLALQCQSLQEVDLSECESLTNSICDVFSDGGGCPMLKSLVLDNCEVGLRSLNLGICPKLNILSIEASSMVSLELKGCGVLSEASINCPLLTSLDASFCSQLTDVCLSATTASCSLIESLILMSCPSIGLSGLCSLQFLPNLTLLDLSYTFLVDLQPVFESCSQLKVLKLQACKYLTDSSLEPLYKGGALPALQELDLSYGTLCQSAIEELLSCCTHLTRVSLNGCVNMHDLNWGSSLGEIAEMTGVKILSHPSSSEIVHESSGQPTRLLQNLNCVGCPNIRKVFIPLTAHCANLLYLNLSLSNNLKEVDVACLNLCWLNLSNCAALEVLKLECPRLASLFLQSCNIDEKAVEAAIARCTMLETLDVRFCPKISSMSMARLRAACASLKRIFSSLSTS, translated from the exons ATGAAGCTTTGGTGCTTTCTATGCTTCAACGAAGAAGAAGAGGTAGAAGATAAAAAGAGTGATAACAATCTAATGAAGCGTAACGACGAGGACATCTTCAGAAACGACGACGTCGTTTCGGGGACGGCGATTCCTGTCgacgaagaggaagaagaagaggaggaggaagaggaagaggaagaggaagaggaagagggagaAGACGGCGTTTACGACGATGCCGCCGCTGCTCTCGTTTTTGGAAATGACAACGACGAACGACCTGCTGTGCCGGTTTCCGGTGAGCTATTCCGGTTGTTCGAGGGCTATGGGTTCGGTTCATGGGCCGGTCCGCGCCGGTCCGAGGGGGAGAGCAGCTCCGGTTCTTCCGCTGCTCCCGCCGGTTCGGAGAGCCACAAGCGGCCCAAGGTTTACGCTGATTTCGG TGAATGTCATTATGCAACCTCTGCGTCTTTTAATACTGGGAAGTCCACTGCATCTGCTGACTATGGAGATTATGATTATCTTCAAGGCTCGTCTCCTCAACCGACCAGTGATGTATGTTATGATGATTTTACATTGATGTGTACTGGTGAGGAGAATGGCTTTAATGCGAGCTGCGTGAAAGACGGCGAAGGAGACGATAGTGACATTTCAAAGGGAGAAGACCTAGAAGTCAGGATGGATCTCACAGATGACTTGCTGCATATG GTGTTCTCATTTTTGGATCATCCCAACCTTTGCAAAGCTGCCAGAGTTTGTAAGCAGTGGCGAGTTGCTAGTGCTCACGAAGACTTCTggaagagtttgaattttgaagatcGGAATATATCCGTAGAACAAT TTGAAGACATGTGTAGGCGGTATCCAAATGCTACAGCAATGAGCATATCTGGTCCAACTATTTACTTGCTGGTCATGAAAGCTATCTCTTCATTGCG GAATCTTGAGGTGCTAACCTTAGGAAGAGGACAGATAGCAGATACTTTTTTTCATGCGTTAGGTGATTGTTCTATGTTGAAGAGATTGAATATCAATGATTCTACACTTGGAAATGGCATTCAGGAGATATCTATTAACCATGATAGATTGTGCCATATTCAGTTAACCAAATGCCGTGTGATGCGAATAGCAGTCAG GTGCCCACAGCTAGAAACCATGTCACTGAAGCGTAGTAACATGGCACAGGTGGTTCTTAATTGCCCTTTGTTGCATGAGCTTGATATAGGTTCTTGTCATAAACTTCCTGATGCTGCAATTCGAGCGGCTGCAACTTCATGCCCACAACTAGCGTCTCTAGACATGTCTAATTGTTCGTGTGTTAGTGATGAAACTCTGCGTGAAATAGCACTGAGTTGTGCGAACCTTAGTTTTCTTGATGCATCATATTGCCCAAATATATCTTTGGAG TCGGTTAGACTGCCAATGTTGACTGTTTTGAAGCTTCACAGCTGCGAGGGAATCACTTCAGCCTCAATGGCTGCAATAGCTCATAGTTATATGTTGGAG GTTTTGGAGCTTGACAATTGCAGTCTATTGACTTCAGTGTCTTTGGATCTACCACGTTTGCAGAATATTAGACTGGTACACTGTCGCAA ATTTGTTGACTTGAACTTGAGGACACTAATGTTGTCTTCTATACTGGTGTCCAACTGCCCTGCGCTTCACTGTATCAACATCACTTCAGATTCACTAAAA GAATTAAAATTACAAAAGCAGGATAGTTTGACAACATTAGCTCTGCAATGCCAGTCATTGCAAGAAGTGGACCTTTCTGAGTGTGAATCTTTGACGAATTCAATATGTGATGTATTTAGTGATGGTGGAGGTTGTCCTATGTTGAAATCACTAGTTCTTGATAATTGTGAG GTTGGTCTTCGGTCTCTCAATTTAGGAATATGTCCAAAATTGAACATTCTCAGCATTGAAGCATCGTCAATGGTCTCACTTGAGCTGAAAGGTTGTGGTGTACTATCTGAAGCATCCATTAATTGTCCTCTCTTGACATCTCTGGATGCTTCTTTTTGCAG CCAACTCACAGATGTCTGCTTGTCTGCTACAACTGCTTCATGCTCCCTGATTGAGTCACTAATATTGATGTCTTGCCCATCAATCGGTTTATCTGGTCTCTGTTCTCTGCAGTTTCTTCCAAATTTGACTCTCCTCGATTTATCATACACTTTCTTGGTCGACTTGCAGCCTGTTTTTGAGTCTTGTTCACAGCTAAAG GTATTGAAGTTGCAGGCGTGCAAATATCTCACAGATTCATCCCTTGAACCTCTTTACAAGGGGGGTGCTTTACCAGCACTACAAGAGTTGGACCTGTCATATGGAACCCTGTGTCAGTCTGCTATCGAAGAGCTGCTTTCTTGCTGCACACACCTTACACGTGTAAGCTTGAATGGCTGTGTGAATATGCATGATTTGAATTGGGGATCCAGTCTTGGGGAGATTGCCGAAATGACTGGTGTGAAGATCCTATCCCATCCAAGTTCCTCTGAGATTGTCCACGAGTCAAGTGGGCAACCCACACGGTTACTGCAGAATCTCAACTGTGTCGGATGTCCAAATATCAGGAAAGTGTTCATTCCATTGACAGCACATTGTGCCAATTTATTATACCTAAACCTCTCTCTCTCAAATAATTTGAAGGAGGTTGATGTTGCTTGTCTGAACCTATGCTGGCTTAATTTAAG TAATTGTGCTGCTTTGGAAGTTTTGAAGCTAGAGTGCCCAAGATTGGCCAGCCTATTCCTTCAG TCTTGCAATATTGATGAGAAAGCTGTTGAAGCCGCTATTGCTAGATGCACTATGCTGGAAACTCTTGATGTTCGCTTCTGTCCAAAG ATAAGCTCAATGAGCATGGCTAGATTACGTGCTGCTTGTGCTAGTTTGAAGCGTATATTCAGCAGCTTGTCAACTTCATGA
- the LOC107605479 gene encoding F-box/LRR-repeat protein 15 isoform X1, protein MKLWCFLCFNEEEEVEDKKSDNNLMKRNDEDIFRNDDVVSGTAIPVDEEEEEEEEEEEEEEEEEEGEDGVYDDAAAALVFGNDNDERPAVPVSGELFRLFEGYGFGSWAGPRRSEGESSSGSSAAPAGSESHKRPKVYADFGECHYATSASFNTGKSTASADYGDYDYLQGSSPQPTSDVCYDDFTLMCTGEENGFNASCVKDGEGDDSDISKGEDLEVRMDLTDDLLHMVFSFLDHPNLCKAARVCKQWRVASAHEDFWKSLNFEDRNISVEQFEDMCRRYPNATAMSISGPTIYLLVMKAISSLRNLEVLTLGRGQIADTFFHALGDCSMLKRLNINDSTLGNGIQEISINHDRLCHIQLTKCRVMRIAVRCPQLETMSLKRSNMAQVVLNCPLLHELDIGSCHKLPDAAIRAAATSCPQLASLDMSNCSCVSDETLREIALSCANLSFLDASYCPNISLESVRLPMLTVLKLHSCEGITSASMAAIAHSYMLEVLELDNCSLLTSVSLDLPRLQNIRLVHCRKFVDLNLRTLMLSSILVSNCPALHCINITSDSLKELKLQKQDSLTTLALQCQSLQEVDLSECESLTNSICDVFSDGGGCPMLKSLVLDNCESLTSVRFKSTSLVSLSLGGCRAITTLELKCPKLEKVILDGCDHLERASFCPVGLRSLNLGICPKLNILSIEASSMVSLELKGCGVLSEASINCPLLTSLDASFCSQLTDVCLSATTASCSLIESLILMSCPSIGLSGLCSLQFLPNLTLLDLSYTFLVDLQPVFESCSQLKVLKLQACKYLTDSSLEPLYKGGALPALQELDLSYGTLCQSAIEELLSCCTHLTRVSLNGCVNMHDLNWGSSLGEIAEMTGVKILSHPSSSEIVHESSGQPTRLLQNLNCVGCPNIRKVFIPLTAHCANLLYLNLSLSNNLKEVDVACLNLCWLNLSNCAALEVLKLECPRLASLFLQSCNIDEKAVEAAIARCTMLETLDVRFCPKISSMSMARLRAACASLKRIFSSLSTS, encoded by the exons ATGAAGCTTTGGTGCTTTCTATGCTTCAACGAAGAAGAAGAGGTAGAAGATAAAAAGAGTGATAACAATCTAATGAAGCGTAACGACGAGGACATCTTCAGAAACGACGACGTCGTTTCGGGGACGGCGATTCCTGTCgacgaagaggaagaagaagaggaggaggaagaggaagaggaagaggaagaggaagagggagaAGACGGCGTTTACGACGATGCCGCCGCTGCTCTCGTTTTTGGAAATGACAACGACGAACGACCTGCTGTGCCGGTTTCCGGTGAGCTATTCCGGTTGTTCGAGGGCTATGGGTTCGGTTCATGGGCCGGTCCGCGCCGGTCCGAGGGGGAGAGCAGCTCCGGTTCTTCCGCTGCTCCCGCCGGTTCGGAGAGCCACAAGCGGCCCAAGGTTTACGCTGATTTCGG TGAATGTCATTATGCAACCTCTGCGTCTTTTAATACTGGGAAGTCCACTGCATCTGCTGACTATGGAGATTATGATTATCTTCAAGGCTCGTCTCCTCAACCGACCAGTGATGTATGTTATGATGATTTTACATTGATGTGTACTGGTGAGGAGAATGGCTTTAATGCGAGCTGCGTGAAAGACGGCGAAGGAGACGATAGTGACATTTCAAAGGGAGAAGACCTAGAAGTCAGGATGGATCTCACAGATGACTTGCTGCATATG GTGTTCTCATTTTTGGATCATCCCAACCTTTGCAAAGCTGCCAGAGTTTGTAAGCAGTGGCGAGTTGCTAGTGCTCACGAAGACTTCTggaagagtttgaattttgaagatcGGAATATATCCGTAGAACAAT TTGAAGACATGTGTAGGCGGTATCCAAATGCTACAGCAATGAGCATATCTGGTCCAACTATTTACTTGCTGGTCATGAAAGCTATCTCTTCATTGCG GAATCTTGAGGTGCTAACCTTAGGAAGAGGACAGATAGCAGATACTTTTTTTCATGCGTTAGGTGATTGTTCTATGTTGAAGAGATTGAATATCAATGATTCTACACTTGGAAATGGCATTCAGGAGATATCTATTAACCATGATAGATTGTGCCATATTCAGTTAACCAAATGCCGTGTGATGCGAATAGCAGTCAG GTGCCCACAGCTAGAAACCATGTCACTGAAGCGTAGTAACATGGCACAGGTGGTTCTTAATTGCCCTTTGTTGCATGAGCTTGATATAGGTTCTTGTCATAAACTTCCTGATGCTGCAATTCGAGCGGCTGCAACTTCATGCCCACAACTAGCGTCTCTAGACATGTCTAATTGTTCGTGTGTTAGTGATGAAACTCTGCGTGAAATAGCACTGAGTTGTGCGAACCTTAGTTTTCTTGATGCATCATATTGCCCAAATATATCTTTGGAG TCGGTTAGACTGCCAATGTTGACTGTTTTGAAGCTTCACAGCTGCGAGGGAATCACTTCAGCCTCAATGGCTGCAATAGCTCATAGTTATATGTTGGAG GTTTTGGAGCTTGACAATTGCAGTCTATTGACTTCAGTGTCTTTGGATCTACCACGTTTGCAGAATATTAGACTGGTACACTGTCGCAA ATTTGTTGACTTGAACTTGAGGACACTAATGTTGTCTTCTATACTGGTGTCCAACTGCCCTGCGCTTCACTGTATCAACATCACTTCAGATTCACTAAAA GAATTAAAATTACAAAAGCAGGATAGTTTGACAACATTAGCTCTGCAATGCCAGTCATTGCAAGAAGTGGACCTTTCTGAGTGTGAATCTTTGACGAATTCAATATGTGATGTATTTAGTGATGGTGGAGGTTGTCCTATGTTGAAATCACTAGTTCTTGATAATTGTGAG agTTTAACATCAGTCCGATTCAAAAGCACCTCGTTAGTGAGTCTCTCTCTCGGTGGATGTCGTGCAATTACTACCCTTGAGCTTAAATGTCCTAAGCTTGAGAAGGTTATTTTAGATGGTTGTGATCATTTGGAAAGAGCATCATTTTGTCCT GTTGGTCTTCGGTCTCTCAATTTAGGAATATGTCCAAAATTGAACATTCTCAGCATTGAAGCATCGTCAATGGTCTCACTTGAGCTGAAAGGTTGTGGTGTACTATCTGAAGCATCCATTAATTGTCCTCTCTTGACATCTCTGGATGCTTCTTTTTGCAG CCAACTCACAGATGTCTGCTTGTCTGCTACAACTGCTTCATGCTCCCTGATTGAGTCACTAATATTGATGTCTTGCCCATCAATCGGTTTATCTGGTCTCTGTTCTCTGCAGTTTCTTCCAAATTTGACTCTCCTCGATTTATCATACACTTTCTTGGTCGACTTGCAGCCTGTTTTTGAGTCTTGTTCACAGCTAAAG GTATTGAAGTTGCAGGCGTGCAAATATCTCACAGATTCATCCCTTGAACCTCTTTACAAGGGGGGTGCTTTACCAGCACTACAAGAGTTGGACCTGTCATATGGAACCCTGTGTCAGTCTGCTATCGAAGAGCTGCTTTCTTGCTGCACACACCTTACACGTGTAAGCTTGAATGGCTGTGTGAATATGCATGATTTGAATTGGGGATCCAGTCTTGGGGAGATTGCCGAAATGACTGGTGTGAAGATCCTATCCCATCCAAGTTCCTCTGAGATTGTCCACGAGTCAAGTGGGCAACCCACACGGTTACTGCAGAATCTCAACTGTGTCGGATGTCCAAATATCAGGAAAGTGTTCATTCCATTGACAGCACATTGTGCCAATTTATTATACCTAAACCTCTCTCTCTCAAATAATTTGAAGGAGGTTGATGTTGCTTGTCTGAACCTATGCTGGCTTAATTTAAG TAATTGTGCTGCTTTGGAAGTTTTGAAGCTAGAGTGCCCAAGATTGGCCAGCCTATTCCTTCAG TCTTGCAATATTGATGAGAAAGCTGTTGAAGCCGCTATTGCTAGATGCACTATGCTGGAAACTCTTGATGTTCGCTTCTGTCCAAAG ATAAGCTCAATGAGCATGGCTAGATTACGTGCTGCTTGTGCTAGTTTGAAGCGTATATTCAGCAGCTTGTCAACTTCATGA